The genomic stretch AGGAGGGATGTGGGCTTAGGGGCAGGTGATGGGAGCGTGACCACCTGGAGCTCTCCAGAACCAGCACGGAGACCAGGTGCTCCAGCCGGGGGCTTGCCGGCACACTGGGCTGGGGGTCTGTGCAGGGGGAGGCTGGGCGGCCGTTCTCCTTCCCCAGCCAGCCCACCCCCTGACACGCGTCTCATCCACCCGCCCACAGGGGGAtttgccaccttctcctcctgcttccccgGCCTCTGCGAAGGCAAGCCTGCTGCCCTGCTTCCCATGAgcctctcccagccctgcctccctgtgCCCAGCGTGGGCTTGACCCGCATCCTGCCTCACCTCTACCTGGGCTCTCAGAAGGATGTCCTGAACAAGGTGCGTGTGCAGCCGGAGCTGGAGCCGCTCCTGGGCTGGTCTGCGGGGGGGTGGCGCGGGtacgggggtgggggagctgaCCGTCGATGTGGGGGCAGATATGCCTGGGTATGAGCCTGCCTGTGGCTTCACAGGACCCCAGAGGTCCCGGCAGGACCAGGGCAGGGCGGGGGCAGGGCCTggcagggctgggcagagagGCGGCTCCCTGCCCCTTTGGCTCTGCAGCCTACATGCCAGACTGCTGATGTCACTGGGCCCCTGGCCAGCCCTGAAAGAACCCCGTGTTTTAAAAATGGTGATGCGGAAAGACGGTAAAGCCACCGCCCAGGCATCGCAGCCTCAAAATTCCTGGGAGCGGGAAGAAGGCTGTGGGCGGGTCTTGCAGGAgcggccccccacccctccacctagCGAGGGGCTTGCAGGCTCTGcattggggcggggtgggggggaggcggCGGCTCCCGGAACCAGATTCCAAGGCCCCCCGGGAGCCGGGCCACGCCTTCAGGGCATCCCAGTTTTCAGCCGGCTGCACCCGCTTCCACCCTGTTCCCTACCCTCCCAGGATCTGATGACCCAAAACGGAATAAGCTACGTCCTCAACGCCAGCAACTCCTGCCCCAAGCCCGACTTCATCTGCGAGAGCCGTTTCCTGCGCATTCCCATCAATGACAACTACTGTGAAAAGCTGCTGCCCTGGCTGGACAAGTCCATCGAGTTCATCGGTGAGGTGGCCGGCACCCTCTCGCCCAGGCCCGGGGAGGGCTGGAAGGCGGGGGCGGGAGAAGGCGGGAGAAacctgggggaagggaagggctgTGCGGCCCCAGCCCTCACGTGGACCCCTGCCCCCAGATAAAGCCAAGTTGTCCAGCTGCCAAGTCATCGTCCACTGTCTGGCCGGCATCTCCCGCTCTGCCACCATCGCCATCGCCTACATCATGAAGACCATGGGGATGTCCTCGGACGACGCCTACAGGtagccccgccccctccaccgCTCGCTCCGCCCCCTCCACCGCTCGCTCCGCCCCCTCCACCGCTCGCTCCGCCCCCTCCACCGCTCGTCCCGCCCTCTCCACCGCTCGCTCCGCCCTCTCCACCTGCTCGCCAGCGGAGCCACCGTTCTGGGCCAGGGAGGGGGCCTGAGCCCAGCCCTGGCCCACCGGGGTCTGCCCAGCGGCTAGGTGCCCCCGAGTGGGCACTGGGGGCGGGAGCGAGCCTGGGGAGCTGCCTGGCCCAGCCGGAGCCCTGCCCGCATCCCGCGGCTCTCCCCCAGGTTCGTGAAGGACCGGCGCCCGTCCATCTCGCCCAACTTCAATTTCCTGGGCCAGCTGCTGGAGTACGAGCGCAGCCTGAAGCTTCTGGCCGCCCTGCAAGGCGACGGGGCGTCCCACCCCGGGACCCCGGAGCCCCTGCCGGGCCCTGCCGCCccactgccgccgccgccgccaccacctACCTCAGAGAGTGCCGCGAACGCCGCCTCCAGGGAGGCTGCACCGACGGGGGGTGCGgaggcccccggccccgccccggccaccAGCGCACTGCAGCAGGGCCTCCGCGGCCTGCACCTCTCCTCCGACCGCCTCCAGGACACCAACCGCCTCAAGCGCTCCTTCTCGCTGGACATAAAGTCGGCCTACACCCCGAGCCGGCGACCTGACGACCCCGGGCCCCCGGACCCCGGGGAGGCTCCCAAGCTCTGCAAACTGGACAGCCCGTCCGGGGGCACGTTGGGCCTGCCTTCCCCAAGCCCCGACAGCCCGGACGTGGCGCCCGAGCCGCGCCCCCGGCTACGCCGGCGGCCCCGGCCCCCAGCCGGCTCCCCGGCGCGCTCCCCGGCGCACGGCCTCGGCCTGAACTTCGGCGACGCCACCCGGCAGACTCCGCGGCACGGCCTCTCGGCCCTGTCGGCACCCGGGCTGCCCGGCCCTGGCCAGCCGGCCGGCCCCGGGGGCTGGGCGCCGCCGCTCGACTCCCCGGGCACGCCCTCCCCCGACGGGCCTTGGTGCTGCAGCCCCGAGGGCGCGCAGGGCGCGGGCGGCGCGCGGTTCGCACCCTTCGGCCGGGCCGGGGGgccgggcgcgggcggcggcgacCTGCGGCGGCGGGAGGCGGCGAGGCCCGAGGCCCGGGACGCGAGGACCGGCTGGCCCGACGAGCCGGCTCCCGAGACGCAGTTTAAGCGCCGGAGCTGCCAAATGGAGTTCGAGGAGGGCATGGTGGAGGGGCGCGCGCGCGGCGAGGAGCTGGCCGCGCTGGGCAAGCAGGCCAGCTTCTCGGGCAGCGTGGAGGTCATCGAGGTGTCCTGACCGCGGCCGGAGCGGCCTCTCCGTGGGGATGCGGCGCCCCGAGCCCTTGGCTGCCCTCGGCTGGGCCcgctataaatatatattatatataatgcaaAGAAAGGTAAATGGTTTTACTGCGATTTTTATCGAGaagtaaatatttcaattttttatttatttaagctgTTCATTCTGGCAATGATTTGGCAACAGTGCGGGCGGTCCTCGGAGCTCTATTTTTACTGTCTGGTATTTAAAATGAAACCCACGTTTCTAAGCAATATGAGGCCACCTTCAGTTGCAAGCTGGGGTGCCAGGCCTGGGgttcccctgccccctcccccaggaaaCACTGCTGACCATTGTAAAGAGGCTGCTGAGCTTTCGTGCACTTTTTAcataagaaaaggggaaaaaaggataaaaaaaccTTTGCCGCAGACTGAGCCGCAGAGCCCCCCTGCCCTCCTGCTGCgtcctctcctgcccctcccttCTCTGCTCCTCTCCTGGCTCCTCACCAAAGCCATAGGTGGGAGGGGTGTCCCGGAGCCGGGGAGCCCCCAGGAGGCGCTCACAGCCCCCTGCCAGCTCCAGTGCCACCGAGGGCGTCCCTGCCACCCATCCCCCCAGCCTGTTGCCTGCCAGGTGTTGGGGGGCCAGGGTGGGGTCCGGAAGAGGGTAGCAGTGTAGAGAAGGGGGCTCTGAGTGTGAGGAGACGAGACGTGAGTCCCCAGGGCAGGGTGGAGGTGGAAAACCCCCACTCCCCTCTGAGCCTGGGTCCAGCTGCACGAGCTCCAGCAGTTCCGAGGAGGCTGCTACCCTCTCCTCCACTTTGTGAGCACCCCCTCCAGCACCAGCTGCCAAGTGGGGAGCTGGCAGAGGGGGAGCTTGGCCCCTGGGGGGCAGTGGGAATAGCTGGGCCAGCCATGCTGGCTCCACTGGTCAGAGGGCAGATAGATTCGGGGTCTTGTTCTGCGGGTGGAGGTGACTCTCAGAGGAGGCACCTCATGCCTCTGGGTGGCGGTGGGGTGGAGTGTGGAGGCCTTCCTTCGCTTGGGAGAGCCCCCTCCAGCTAAAGGCCCCTCATGTGAGCAGATGCTGGAGGTGTCCCCCATGTCTGCCAGCCCCCACAGGGCCCTCGGAGGAGAAAAACCCCGTACACCCCTCTCCTGTGGAGCGCTCCCCTCCCAAGTCTCCCTGGTATCTTCAAGGTGACATGCCAGTCCCCAACCCCCGTTAGCTTTTTGGCCCAGGTGGGCCAGCCTAGgggtgagggcaggagaaaagccCCAGCTATCCTCACCCCCCACCATCTGGGGTCAGGGGGCACCCAAGGCTTTTGGCAGCAGGAGTGGGTGTCCCTCGACCTTCAGTTGTCCTGGAGCATCCAAGAGTGGATGCTGGTCACCTTGGGAAGAGGCCAAGGCCTGGCTGGAGGGGTGGCCTGGGCAGGACTGAGTGcttgggcaggtgggtgggggttGCCTGCCCCCAGCTGTTTAttctgtttgttcttcttttgacCCCAGCTCCTGTCCCGTCAAACCTCCTTTGAGAGAAAGTCCTGTTCCTGTTCCCTCTGTCCCCACCCCATTCCCCCAAGAAAATAAGCTATCATTGTTGTATTTGCAATCTATGGATTAGAGgtttaagtatttattattattggttaattattattattattattgattatgTAAATTTGCCTCTTGTCTGTCTATCGCGTTGGGTTTCTGAGGTGACCCTGGGTGTGGACAATGCACTGGTCCCCTCTCCGCGCCCCACACCTGTGCTGTCCAGGAGACAGCGGTGGGGGCTACTGGTTGAGCCCCACAGCCCTGGGGGCAGGTCCCACGGCCcgttcccctccctccacccttctccagggctgcTGGTGCCCTGTGGCTTCTGGCCCGGGGCACATGGGGGCTTTTGCTCTTGAGACACTGGCTGAAGTGAGTCGTGACGGGAGAAGTCCCTGTCTCAGCCCCCCAGCCCACGCCTGTCCCCATGCTGGGGGCACCAGGCGCCCAGCAAGAGCCCCTCCCTGGTGAGTCCCACCCACTTCCTGGGTTGGGTGGAGTGGGGCCCCAGGGCCCTCCCCCCTCCTGCCGGCCCAGTGCCCTGGCATGGGGTCCCCAGAATGGACCTGGCCCCCTCCTATTATTTGCTGGAAAGTCCAGCGGAGGAGAGGTGGCAGGTCCGCCCGCCCGGCTCCTGGTCCCTCTGGACTGGGCTGCCCACCCACCTGCCCGCCCCCCCTTGCCGCCCCCTTCCCCATCGCGGCCGCTCTCTGCTCCCTGTCCTGTCCCCTTCTTTTGTATTTGGAAACAACGTGTTGTAATAAATCCTGAGATGGGTGTTTTCTCCGTGTGTCTGGCTGCCTCTTTATTCAGGCCGGTGGGAGGTGGTGTGGAGGGGCTTCCTGGGGCCAGGAGGTGGGGGGTATGGGACCTGCAAAGCCAGACTGTCCCCAACTCGTGGCTCTGAACCCAGAACCCCAAACCCAGGGGGCAGGggtggaagggggaggggcagatGTAGGATGTAGaacagccctttttttttttttttttgctgtttcaaGCTACTGAGAATTTAAATAacgtagaaatggcaacccactccagtgttcttgcctagagaatcccagggacgggggagcctggtgggctgccgtctatggggtcgcacagagtcggacacgactgaagcgacttagcagcagcagcagcagcagaactgtaTAAAAGGGAATCTCAGTTTAGGCCttcagctccccccacccccctcttcAGAAATAACTGCTGGGAGCAGTTCCACACCTCCCTACAGACCTccatgtgtgtgcacgcgtgaGCAGCGTGTGAGTACACACATGTACCTTCCACACAACAGCTCTTCCTTTTCACCAGAAATGGGGGTCCAGCTCTACAGAGCATCCGCA from Budorcas taxicolor isolate Tak-1 chromosome 25, Takin1.1, whole genome shotgun sequence encodes the following:
- the DUSP8 gene encoding dual specificity protein phosphatase 8 produces the protein MAGDRLPRKVMDAKRLASLLRGGPGGPLVIDSRSFVEYNSWHVLSSVNICCSKLVKRRLQQGKVTIAELIQPAARSQMEATEPQDVVVYDQSTRDASVLAADSFLSILLSKLDGCFDSVAILTGGFATFSSCFPGLCEGKPAALLPMSLSQPCLPVPSVGLTRILPHLYLGSQKDVLNKDLMTQNGISYVLNASNSCPKPDFICESRFLRIPINDNYCEKLLPWLDKSIEFIDKAKLSSCQVIVHCLAGISRSATIAIAYIMKTMGMSSDDAYRFVKDRRPSISPNFNFLGQLLEYERSLKLLAALQGDGASHPGTPEPLPGPAAPLPPPPPPPTSESAANAASREAAPTGGAEAPGPAPATSALQQGLRGLHLSSDRLQDTNRLKRSFSLDIKSAYTPSRRPDDPGPPDPGEAPKLCKLDSPSGGTLGLPSPSPDSPDVAPEPRPRLRRRPRPPAGSPARSPAHGLGLNFGDATRQTPRHGLSALSAPGLPGPGQPAGPGGWAPPLDSPGTPSPDGPWCCSPEGAQGAGGARFAPFGRAGGPGAGGGDLRRREAARPEARDARTGWPDEPAPETQFKRRSCQMEFEEGMVEGRARGEELAALGKQASFSGSVEVIEVS